Proteins co-encoded in one Spirosoma endbachense genomic window:
- a CDS encoding response regulator produces MPLKGPIICIEDDKDDQLLIGEAIKELQLPNEVCFFIDGEAALEFLNATTKKPFLILCDTNLPIMNGIELRKRLSENEYLRRKSIPFVFVTTSVNPALVQTAYDITVQGYFKKPYSYIDLKQQIKLIIAYWSECLHPYSEL; encoded by the coding sequence GTGCCACTCAAAGGACCAATTATTTGCATTGAAGACGATAAGGACGACCAACTTTTAATAGGGGAAGCCATTAAGGAATTACAACTTCCTAATGAGGTGTGCTTTTTTATTGATGGTGAGGCTGCACTCGAATTCCTAAACGCTACGACGAAAAAACCATTTCTGATCTTGTGCGATACCAATCTACCGATCATGAATGGCATTGAATTGCGTAAACGTCTGAGTGAAAACGAATATCTCCGGCGTAAATCGATTCCGTTTGTATTCGTTACGACCTCTGTCAATCCAGCCCTAGTTCAAACCGCTTACGATATAACCGTTCAAGGTTATTTCAAGAAACCATACTCCTACATCGATCTAAAACAACAGATCAAACTGATCATAGCCTATTGGAGTGAATGTCTTCATCCTTACAGCGAACTATAG
- a CDS encoding TatD family hydrolase, translating into MILIDTHAHIYDPLFDEDIAQGGRDAMLKRAESQQISQIWMPNCARETVPGMMALAEQYPDRCLPMMGLHPAYVNETVEDELAAVEEYLSRNAFMAVGEIGLDFYWDTTYVDQQFVAFETQLRWAAEQNLPVSMHTRSGHDRNAFMEAADVIEKLALPGLTGIFHCFVGTLDEANRAIEMGFKLGIGGVSTFKNGGLDKVLPHVDLAHIVLETDAPYLAPVPYRGKRNEPSYIRIIAQRVADLKQISVDDVARHTTANALSLLPTLYANLLPQ; encoded by the coding sequence ATGATACTTATCGACACCCACGCCCATATTTACGACCCTCTGTTTGATGAAGACATTGCACAGGGAGGTCGGGATGCCATGCTAAAACGGGCCGAATCGCAGCAAATCAGCCAGATATGGATGCCCAATTGCGCCCGTGAAACCGTTCCGGGTATGATGGCTTTGGCCGAACAATATCCCGATCGGTGCTTACCCATGATGGGGCTGCACCCGGCCTATGTAAATGAAACAGTTGAAGATGAGCTGGCTGCTGTTGAGGAATACCTGAGCCGGAACGCCTTCATGGCTGTTGGTGAAATTGGCCTGGATTTCTATTGGGATACGACGTATGTCGACCAACAGTTTGTTGCCTTCGAAACCCAGCTCAGGTGGGCGGCCGAACAAAATCTCCCCGTTTCCATGCATACTCGTTCCGGTCATGATCGGAATGCGTTTATGGAGGCTGCTGATGTCATTGAGAAGCTTGCCCTTCCCGGACTGACCGGCATTTTTCACTGCTTTGTTGGCACGCTCGATGAAGCGAACCGCGCCATAGAGATGGGATTTAAGCTCGGCATTGGGGGTGTTAGTACGTTCAAGAATGGAGGATTGGACAAAGTACTGCCTCATGTTGATTTGGCACATATCGTACTGGAAACGGATGCCCCGTATCTGGCACCGGTTCCTTACAGGGGCAAGCGTAACGAGCCATCCTACATCCGGATTATTGCGCAGCGTGTAGCCGATCTTAAGCAAATTAGTGTAGACGACGTGGCTCGTCACACAACGGCGAATGCATTATCACTTCTTCCAACGCTCTACGCCAATTTGCTTCCACAGTGA
- a CDS encoding glycosyltransferase — protein MPDTDRQLISANPSVSILIAARNEETTILSCLEAIARLNFPADKLEVLIGNDQSTDQTSSVVAAFIAEKPQFRLLAITETLTGLGGKANVLAQLARQAKGTYLFFTDADTQVSPEWVTELRRSLTGKVGIVTGVTLPEGPKLVDKLQTIDWLYNLTLTYLVSTMGIPVTAMGNNMAVSRTAYDSVGGYESLPFSVVEDYTLFRAIVQQGFDFRTVLNEEVLARTKTIDTFQQFLHQRKRWMRGAVQLPVWIVSSLYVQYMILPLLLILVFISPILAVGLYIAKLFVQTLVISFGLNRLRQTKLWHYMLLFEVYQLIIGPIAVLFYWLPTKITWKGRSYR, from the coding sequence ATGCCGGATACTGATCGACAGCTCATCAGCGCAAATCCATCTGTCAGTATCCTGATTGCTGCCCGTAACGAAGAAACGACCATCCTGAGTTGCCTGGAAGCTATTGCCCGGCTTAATTTTCCGGCCGATAAACTGGAGGTACTTATCGGTAATGATCAATCGACAGATCAAACCAGCTCAGTCGTTGCAGCTTTCATTGCCGAAAAACCACAGTTCCGTCTGCTAGCTATCACGGAGACGCTTACCGGGCTAGGCGGGAAAGCAAATGTGCTGGCGCAACTGGCCCGGCAAGCGAAGGGGACGTATCTTTTTTTTACCGATGCCGATACGCAGGTTTCTCCGGAATGGGTAACTGAACTGCGTCGGAGTCTGACCGGTAAAGTGGGTATTGTAACTGGCGTTACCCTCCCGGAAGGCCCAAAACTGGTTGATAAACTTCAAACCATAGATTGGCTGTATAATCTGACGCTGACATACCTGGTCAGTACTATGGGCATTCCGGTTACGGCCATGGGAAACAATATGGCCGTGAGCCGAACCGCCTATGACTCTGTTGGTGGGTATGAATCATTGCCCTTTTCGGTAGTCGAAGATTATACGCTGTTCAGGGCCATTGTTCAACAGGGGTTTGACTTCCGGACAGTCCTGAACGAGGAGGTATTGGCCCGGACAAAAACGATCGATACTTTTCAACAGTTTTTACACCAGCGCAAACGCTGGATGCGCGGAGCAGTTCAACTCCCCGTTTGGATTGTCAGCTCACTTTACGTTCAATACATGATTTTGCCGCTATTGCTGATACTTGTTTTTATCAGTCCAATACTGGCAGTTGGGTTGTATATCGCAAAATTATTCGTTCAAACACTTGTGATTTCGTTCGGTTTAAACCGACTGCGTCAAACCAAGTTGTGGCACTATATGTTGCTCTTTGAGGTATACCAACTAATCATAGGCCCAATTGCGGTCTTATTTTACTGGTTACCAACAAAAATTACCTGGAAAGGAAGAAGTTATAGGTAG
- a CDS encoding tetratricopeptide repeat-containing sensor histidine kinase codes for MLRLLLICVLLNLPHGVAFAQAKVGQARLDSLLAELPRVKPDTNRVKLLNGIGNEYLNSNLNEGINYASQALALAQRLTWKKGIAAAYTRLGNLYFTKSDYPQALTAYLSGLRMAEELKDKNRISTITGNVGGIYFLMANYPKALAYFGKALKGAKELGNKRGVFLWQGNIGNVYSEQGEFAKALDYQLKSLKLLEDIGFQRLDKENIFNDLGQTYLNLANYPQALSYLQNGLNLSKATGNKAILIRVYSNLSKLNFKIATDSNATSLTTLQKSSKTHTLQNANAYADSAVVLAKERGDLPYLYQAYQIRSQVQDALGEPQAAFASFKDFIKTKDLVINQQNANKIAVATLQYEFDKKETALHFEQQLTAAQLQKQIQQRTYLLYGVGMLVALLGLIVYGYTQKQKANLILYQQKEEINIQRTKAENALIELRATQTQLIQKEKMASLGELTAGIAHEIQNPLNFVNNFSEVSAELVTELEEEQQRADRDTKLEAEILVDLKQNLQKINHHGGRASAIVKGMLEHSRTDTGEKHPTDLNVLADEYLKLAYHGLKAKDKEFNAELVTDFEPDSGLLEVVPQEIGRVLLNLYNNAFYAVKDKQLTASPDYQPTVRVSTRQLNGYTEIRVSDNGTGILDTLKGKIFQPFFTTKPTGEGTGLGLSLSYDIVTKGHGGSLTVESLEGESTEFVIQLPALSQASVLSQKTPNYLRQYMNISSSHFGGF; via the coding sequence ATGCTCCGACTTTTACTGATTTGTGTGTTACTCAATCTCCCTCATGGTGTTGCCTTCGCCCAAGCCAAAGTTGGACAAGCCCGTCTGGATTCGTTGTTGGCCGAATTGCCCCGCGTCAAACCCGATACCAACCGCGTTAAGCTGCTAAACGGCATAGGCAATGAGTATCTAAATAGTAACCTTAACGAAGGGATCAACTATGCCAGTCAGGCTTTGGCACTTGCCCAGCGATTGACCTGGAAAAAAGGCATAGCGGCCGCCTATACTCGTTTAGGAAATCTTTATTTCACTAAATCCGATTATCCCCAAGCCTTGACGGCCTATTTGAGTGGTTTGAGAATGGCTGAAGAACTAAAAGACAAAAACCGGATTAGTACCATAACCGGCAATGTGGGCGGCATTTATTTTTTAATGGCCAATTATCCCAAAGCCTTAGCCTATTTTGGAAAAGCCTTGAAAGGGGCTAAGGAATTAGGCAATAAAAGAGGCGTGTTTCTTTGGCAAGGGAATATAGGTAACGTATACAGCGAACAAGGTGAGTTTGCCAAAGCACTGGACTATCAGCTAAAATCGTTGAAGCTACTGGAAGACATAGGGTTTCAACGTCTAGATAAGGAAAATATTTTCAATGACCTGGGGCAGACCTATCTCAACCTGGCCAATTATCCGCAAGCGCTCAGTTATCTGCAAAACGGGCTGAACCTGAGTAAAGCAACTGGAAATAAAGCCATATTGATAAGAGTTTACAGTAACCTTAGCAAGCTGAATTTTAAAATTGCTACGGATAGCAATGCCACTTCTTTAACGACACTACAAAAGAGCAGTAAAACCCATACGTTACAAAACGCCAATGCCTATGCTGACAGTGCCGTGGTGCTGGCAAAAGAACGGGGCGATTTACCCTACTTGTATCAAGCCTATCAAATCCGGAGTCAGGTTCAGGATGCGCTGGGCGAGCCACAGGCCGCTTTTGCCAGTTTCAAGGACTTTATCAAAACCAAAGACCTGGTCATTAACCAGCAAAACGCCAACAAGATTGCCGTTGCCACCCTTCAGTATGAGTTCGACAAAAAAGAAACGGCCCTCCACTTTGAGCAGCAGCTCACAGCCGCCCAACTCCAAAAGCAAATTCAACAACGAACCTATCTGCTGTATGGAGTTGGTATGCTGGTGGCCTTGCTGGGATTGATCGTGTATGGCTATACCCAGAAACAAAAGGCCAATCTCATTTTGTACCAGCAAAAAGAAGAGATTAACATCCAACGGACCAAAGCTGAAAACGCCCTAATCGAGCTACGTGCCACCCAAACCCAACTCATCCAAAAGGAGAAAATGGCCAGCCTGGGTGAGCTAACGGCAGGTATCGCCCACGAGATTCAGAACCCTTTGAACTTCGTCAACAACTTTTCGGAAGTGAGTGCGGAGTTAGTTACCGAACTCGAAGAGGAGCAGCAAAGAGCCGACCGCGACACCAAATTAGAAGCCGAAATCCTAGTCGACTTGAAACAAAACCTCCAAAAGATCAACCATCATGGTGGTCGGGCCTCGGCCATTGTTAAAGGCATGCTTGAACACTCTCGCACCGATACGGGTGAAAAACACCCTACCGACCTCAATGTTCTGGCCGATGAATACCTCAAGCTGGCTTATCATGGGTTAAAGGCTAAAGACAAGGAATTTAACGCGGAGTTGGTCACTGATTTTGAGCCTGATTCAGGGCTCCTAGAGGTGGTACCGCAAGAAATTGGGCGGGTGTTGTTAAATCTGTATAATAACGCGTTCTATGCCGTCAAAGACAAACAGTTAACGGCTTCGCCAGATTACCAACCCACGGTCAGGGTCAGCACGAGGCAGCTCAATGGGTATACCGAAATTCGGGTGAGCGACAACGGGACGGGCATTCTAGACACATTGAAAGGCAAGATTTTCCAGCCTTTCTTTACGACCAAACCCACCGGAGAAGGTACCGGATTAGGGCTGAGTTTGAGTTATGATATTGTCACCAAAGGGCACGGTGGCAGCCTGACGGTGGAAAGTCTGGAAGGAGAAAGTACCGAGTTCGTAATTCAATTACCTGCTTTGAGTCAAGCGAGTGTACTATCTCAAAAAACGCCCAATTATCTGAGACAATACATGAATATTTCTTCGTCTCATTTTGGAGGGTTTTAA
- the ruvC gene encoding crossover junction endodeoxyribonuclease RuvC, whose translation MIITPKPANVLPEKIILGVDPGTQIAGYGIISVKAGVMTMIQYGVVQLSKYSTYQLKLQKLYETILRLVDEYHPDEMAIEDPFFGKNVQAMLKLGRAQGVVMAAALSRNIPIVEYAPRRIKQSVTGNGNASKEQVSQMVSHLLRENLDPKFFDATDALAIAVCHHFHENALPKVSGKKTKKGAWGGFVSENSDRIL comes from the coding sequence ATGATAATTACTCCCAAGCCAGCTAATGTTCTCCCGGAAAAAATAATTCTGGGAGTCGATCCGGGCACACAGATTGCCGGTTATGGCATTATTTCGGTAAAAGCGGGGGTAATGACCATGATTCAGTACGGTGTTGTTCAACTGAGCAAATATAGTACCTACCAGCTGAAGCTCCAGAAACTCTACGAAACCATCCTGCGACTGGTTGATGAATACCACCCCGACGAGATGGCTATTGAGGATCCATTTTTCGGCAAGAATGTGCAGGCCATGCTTAAGTTAGGCCGGGCACAGGGAGTTGTTATGGCCGCTGCTTTATCGCGCAATATACCCATCGTTGAATACGCGCCCCGGCGAATTAAACAGTCGGTGACGGGTAATGGAAACGCCAGCAAGGAGCAGGTTTCACAAATGGTCAGCCACTTGCTGCGCGAGAATCTGGACCCAAAGTTTTTTGATGCAACTGATGCGCTCGCCATTGCGGTATGCCACCATTTTCACGAAAATGCGTTGCCAAAAGTATCGGGCAAAAAGACGAAAAAAGGCGCGTGGGGTGGATTTGTCAGTGAAAATTCGGACCGGATACTGTAG
- a CDS encoding lysylphosphatidylglycerol synthase domain-containing protein, producing the protein MSLKPSKKIIFWAKIVVFAGLVAYIGYVLRQQRFDWSIVQHQLRTVAYPERWAVALVVLTPVNWGFEALKWQILLRRVEGVNFWGAYKGVLAGVALGFALPAQLGDTAGRVLSLRTNRTGAVGASLVSGGMQFYVALVFGTVAWAHHLTVVPERASSGGELLLLILAGLSGGGIVFGLVRRPLIHWLENRAGAARFADYWAVAGQYSNREIALALGVATIRYLVFSFQFYLAFRLLGIVLPVAESASGIGLVFLAKTITPAFNLLSDLGVREAASLWVFAPFNVPAPVLLTATLTVWFANVLTPVLIGLIWVWKLKLTAE; encoded by the coding sequence TTGTCGCTGAAACCATCTAAAAAAATCATCTTTTGGGCTAAAATCGTCGTTTTTGCCGGACTTGTGGCCTATATCGGTTACGTTTTGCGACAGCAGCGGTTCGATTGGTCCATTGTGCAGCATCAGCTCCGAACGGTCGCTTACCCCGAACGTTGGGCAGTCGCTCTGGTCGTACTCACACCCGTCAACTGGGGGTTTGAAGCGCTTAAATGGCAGATTCTTCTCCGTCGGGTTGAAGGGGTCAACTTTTGGGGAGCTTATAAGGGCGTATTGGCCGGTGTCGCGCTGGGGTTCGCTCTTCCTGCTCAATTGGGCGATACGGCTGGCCGGGTGCTATCGCTGCGTACCAACCGAACGGGTGCGGTGGGAGCTTCGCTGGTGTCGGGCGGAATGCAGTTCTATGTCGCTCTGGTATTCGGAACTGTTGCCTGGGCGCACCACCTGACGGTTGTGCCAGAGCGGGCTTCTTCGGGTGGGGAACTCCTGCTACTGATTCTGGCTGGATTATCGGGAGGGGGCATCGTGTTCGGATTAGTCCGCCGTCCGCTGATCCACTGGCTGGAAAATAGAGCAGGTGCGGCTCGATTTGCGGACTATTGGGCGGTGGCCGGGCAGTACAGCAATCGTGAAATTGCACTGGCTCTTGGGGTTGCTACCATTCGGTATCTTGTCTTTTCCTTCCAGTTTTATCTGGCATTTCGATTGCTCGGCATAGTTTTGCCAGTGGCTGAATCTGCGTCAGGTATTGGGTTAGTATTTCTGGCTAAAACGATTACACCAGCGTTTAATCTGCTGAGTGATCTGGGTGTTCGGGAAGCCGCATCATTGTGGGTCTTCGCCCCATTCAACGTGCCTGCTCCTGTATTATTGACGGCTACATTAACGGTATGGTTCGCTAATGTGTTAACTCCGGTTTTGATTGGATTGATCTGGGTATGGAAATTGAAACTGACCGCTGAATGA
- a CDS encoding secondary thiamine-phosphate synthase enzyme YjbQ — MPTFQKTIHLPAYPRGFHLITRLVEREFTDILQIRVGMLHVFIQHTSASLTINENADPTVRGDFERFFNKTVPENAPYYQHDYEGSDDMPAHLKAAMLGHSVSIPITNGRLNLGTWQGIYLGEHRNNGGRRTLVLTAWGEG, encoded by the coding sequence ATGCCTACCTTCCAGAAAACCATTCATCTCCCCGCCTACCCCCGCGGCTTTCACCTGATTACCCGCCTTGTTGAGCGCGAGTTTACGGACATCCTGCAGATTCGGGTTGGGATGCTGCATGTGTTCATTCAGCACACCTCGGCCAGTCTGACCATCAATGAAAATGCTGATCCAACGGTCCGGGGCGATTTTGAGCGTTTTTTCAATAAGACGGTTCCCGAAAATGCCCCCTATTATCAACACGATTACGAAGGCTCCGACGACATGCCCGCTCACCTGAAAGCGGCTATGCTGGGCCATTCGGTTTCTATTCCGATCACAAACGGACGGCTAAACCTCGGAACCTGGCAGGGCATATACTTAGGCGAACACCGCAACAATGGCGGCCGTCGAACACTCGTTCTAACAGCCTGGGGAGAAGGATAA
- a CDS encoding glycosyltransferase, producing the protein MTTILLAVSLLYALFTFTLWLTWLRMPTFNAAGGLKDGPFITVIIPVRNEADNISALLDDLDRQTYANFDVIVADDSSTDQTLAIVQEYAHTASFVLHALPLADERTASPKKRAISQSIARARGELIVTTDGDCRVGPDWLLTIAAFYRKTGLKLISGPVTFTTNRTLFDSLQTVEFASLIGSGATTMTIGRPTMCNGANLCYEKQVFMEVGGFAGVDQLASGDDEFLMHKIAARYPAGVGFLKSADALVRTVPHHSWSAFYNQRKRWASKWRMYQSWSPTILAVFIFLSNAAPVVALAGWMAGFFTGNTTLFVVGLKVLPEFLFLRLVLVFLQKKSSVITIPLTQLIYPFYVVFFGLVAQGKGYRWKGRELS; encoded by the coding sequence ATGACAACTATCCTGCTGGCGGTTAGCCTTCTCTACGCGCTTTTTACGTTCACGCTCTGGCTGACCTGGCTCAGGATGCCCACTTTTAACGCTGCTGGCGGTCTGAAAGACGGGCCATTCATTACGGTTATCATTCCAGTTCGCAATGAAGCAGACAACATTAGTGCCTTGCTGGATGATCTGGACCGACAGACCTATGCCAATTTCGACGTGATCGTTGCCGATGATTCGTCTACTGATCAGACATTAGCTATCGTTCAGGAATATGCCCACACAGCGTCGTTTGTGCTGCATGCGCTGCCGCTGGCCGATGAGCGAACGGCGTCACCCAAAAAGCGGGCGATTAGCCAGAGTATCGCTAGGGCGAGGGGTGAGTTGATTGTCACGACCGATGGCGATTGCCGGGTTGGCCCGGACTGGCTCCTGACCATTGCTGCTTTTTACCGGAAAACGGGTTTGAAACTAATCTCAGGTCCAGTAACTTTTACAACCAATCGAACCCTTTTTGACTCACTACAAACAGTTGAATTCGCTAGTCTGATTGGTTCGGGGGCTACTACAATGACAATTGGGCGACCAACCATGTGCAATGGCGCTAACCTTTGTTATGAAAAACAGGTTTTTATGGAAGTTGGCGGATTCGCGGGTGTCGACCAGCTTGCGTCGGGTGATGATGAGTTCCTGATGCACAAGATTGCGGCTCGATACCCGGCCGGTGTCGGCTTTCTTAAAAGTGCTGATGCCCTTGTCAGAACAGTTCCACATCATTCGTGGTCGGCATTTTATAACCAAAGGAAACGTTGGGCCAGTAAATGGCGTATGTATCAGAGTTGGAGCCCGACAATACTGGCTGTATTTATTTTCCTGAGCAATGCGGCACCCGTAGTAGCGTTGGCAGGCTGGATGGCTGGTTTTTTTACCGGAAACACAACTCTTTTCGTTGTTGGACTGAAGGTTCTGCCGGAGTTTTTGTTTTTACGTCTGGTTCTTGTTTTTTTACAAAAAAAATCGTCAGTGATCACCATACCACTGACGCAATTGATTTACCCATTCTACGTCGTGTTCTTTGGACTGGTTGCGCAGGGCAAAGGGTATCGCTGGAAGGGGCGGGAACTCAGTTGA
- a CDS encoding polysaccharide deacetylase family protein: MSFFLHKSNFLLRTVYPEFWWKIEDSTEPTIYLTFDDGPIPEVTEFVLEQLDRYAAQATFFCIGDNVRKHRDMLYKVLEAGHMVGNHTFNHLNGWKTEDENYLKNIQKCQQQLGVETSLFRPPYGRIKKTQAAEVMENYSVVMWDVLSGDFDQRLHPEVCLRKTIQYTEPGSIVVFHDSLKAWPTMRYVLPRMLAHFAERDYSFRAVPQPVYAGY; the protein is encoded by the coding sequence TTGTCTTTCTTTCTGCATAAGTCTAACTTTTTGCTCCGGACGGTTTATCCCGAGTTCTGGTGGAAGATTGAGGATAGTACCGAACCGACCATTTATCTGACGTTCGACGATGGGCCTATTCCGGAAGTGACAGAATTTGTTCTGGAACAACTGGATCGTTATGCGGCTCAGGCGACGTTTTTCTGCATTGGCGACAATGTCAGAAAACACCGCGATATGCTCTATAAAGTTCTCGAAGCAGGACATATGGTCGGTAATCATACGTTTAATCACCTGAATGGCTGGAAAACAGAGGATGAGAACTATCTGAAAAATATCCAAAAATGCCAGCAGCAATTAGGCGTTGAAACATCCCTGTTTCGACCACCTTATGGACGGATCAAGAAGACCCAGGCAGCCGAAGTGATGGAAAATTATTCCGTGGTGATGTGGGATGTGCTGAGTGGCGATTTCGACCAGCGTTTGCACCCGGAGGTCTGCCTGCGTAAAACAATTCAGTATACCGAACCCGGTTCCATCGTTGTTTTTCATGACAGTCTGAAAGCATGGCCGACAATGCGCTATGTTTTGCCGCGCATGCTGGCGCATTTTGCCGAGCGGGATTATTCCTTCCGCGCTGTTCCACAACCCGTTTATGCCGGATACTGA
- a CDS encoding asparaginase, with amino-acid sequence MPYKTVRINPVLPKQPRSSVLVIYTGGTFGMVYDPKASQLIPFDFEQVLDRVPELNRLDIEITILTLHEIIDSSNMKPAVWVELARIIEENYDQYDSFVILHGTDTMAYTASALSFMLIGLNKPVILTGAQLPIGIARTDARENFITALEIAAAQEDGRPVVPEVCIYFNSFLLRGNRSTKHESVQFNAFTSENYPHLATAGVSIDYNRPFIRPYQSNWSLRIRTELDPNVTILKLFPGITQPVVESIVNIRNLRGVVLETFGAGNAPTDSWFLDTLKEATDRGVVLYNVSQCNGGRVTQGRYQTSKMLEQIGVVSGADSTTEAAITKLMVLLGQESDPAQVRLLLARSLSGEISE; translated from the coding sequence ATGCCATATAAAACAGTTCGCATAAATCCAGTTCTACCGAAGCAGCCCCGCTCGTCGGTTTTAGTCATTTATACCGGGGGGACATTTGGGATGGTCTATGACCCCAAAGCAAGTCAGCTGATCCCCTTTGATTTTGAACAGGTGCTGGATCGTGTTCCGGAGTTAAACCGACTCGATATTGAGATTACTATATTAACGCTTCATGAGATCATCGATTCGTCGAATATGAAACCCGCCGTCTGGGTTGAACTGGCCCGAATAATTGAAGAAAATTACGATCAATATGATAGTTTCGTCATCCTTCATGGCACTGACACAATGGCTTACACGGCCTCGGCGTTGAGTTTCATGCTCATCGGGTTAAATAAGCCAGTTATTCTGACGGGAGCGCAGTTACCGATCGGTATCGCACGAACTGACGCCCGTGAAAATTTTATCACGGCACTGGAAATTGCTGCTGCACAGGAAGATGGGCGTCCGGTCGTCCCGGAAGTTTGCATTTATTTTAACTCATTCCTGTTGCGGGGGAATCGATCGACCAAGCATGAGAGTGTGCAGTTCAATGCGTTCACATCTGAGAACTACCCCCATCTGGCTACGGCTGGCGTTAGCATTGACTATAACAGACCCTTTATCCGCCCATATCAATCGAATTGGTCGCTACGGATACGAACTGAACTGGACCCCAATGTAACGATTCTGAAACTATTCCCTGGGATCACCCAACCGGTTGTCGAATCAATTGTAAACATCCGGAATTTGCGGGGTGTTGTGCTCGAAACGTTCGGTGCTGGCAACGCCCCAACCGATAGCTGGTTTTTGGATACCCTGAAAGAGGCAACAGATCGGGGCGTTGTACTTTACAATGTATCGCAGTGTAATGGAGGACGAGTGACACAGGGACGTTATCAGACAAGTAAGATGCTTGAGCAGATCGGTGTAGTGAGCGGGGCAGATAGTACGACCGAAGCGGCCATTACTAAACTGATGGTTTTGCTGGGTCAGGAAAGTGATCCGGCTCAGGTTCGATTGCTACTTGCCCGATCACTTAGTGGCGAAATAAGCGAATGA